A single Micromonospora luteifusca DNA region contains:
- a CDS encoding type III polyketide synthase encodes MSVPVIAGLGIAQPPSALQDELWEGFFARHFSGTTRSLAQRIFANSGVTRRQASVNPLLEDVSDWPTERRMRRYQVEALPLGKEAVGRALTAAGLGAGDIGLFIVCSCTGYATPGLDILLARDLGMAADTQRMFIGHMGCYAALPGLGAASDFVTARGRPALLLCAELTSLHIQPSSARVDTQQIVSHALFSDAAVAAVVVPGGRGYALREVTAVTDTSTADHMTWDVTDAGFRMGLSPKVPQVLSRHVRGLIDDLLARHGVSSSEVDGWAVHPGGPRILNVVERELALPPQGLAASRATLDEHGNCSSPTVLLILDRLGRSTPAARRVVMLAFGPGLTLYAALLDRQD; translated from the coding sequence GTGTCCGTACCAGTGATCGCAGGGCTCGGGATTGCACAGCCGCCGTCGGCATTGCAGGACGAGTTGTGGGAGGGCTTCTTCGCTCGGCACTTCTCCGGCACCACCCGGTCGTTGGCCCAGCGGATCTTCGCGAACTCGGGGGTGACCCGGCGGCAGGCCTCGGTCAACCCCCTGTTGGAGGACGTCTCGGACTGGCCGACCGAGCGCCGGATGCGCCGGTACCAGGTGGAGGCTCTGCCGCTGGGCAAGGAGGCGGTGGGTCGTGCGTTGACCGCCGCCGGGCTGGGCGCCGGCGACATCGGGCTTTTCATCGTCTGCTCCTGCACCGGGTACGCCACCCCCGGGCTGGACATCCTGCTCGCTCGGGATCTCGGTATGGCTGCGGACACCCAGCGGATGTTCATCGGCCACATGGGCTGCTACGCGGCGTTGCCGGGGCTCGGTGCGGCGAGTGATTTCGTCACCGCGCGGGGGCGACCGGCGCTGCTGCTCTGCGCGGAGCTGACCAGCCTGCACATCCAGCCGTCCAGCGCCCGGGTGGACACCCAGCAGATCGTCTCCCACGCGCTCTTCTCGGACGCCGCGGTCGCCGCCGTGGTCGTGCCGGGGGGCCGGGGGTACGCCTTACGCGAGGTCACCGCCGTCACCGATACCTCGACCGCCGACCACATGACCTGGGACGTCACCGACGCGGGCTTCCGGATGGGGTTGTCACCGAAGGTGCCGCAGGTGCTCTCGAGGCATGTCCGCGGGCTGATCGACGACCTGTTGGCTCGGCACGGGGTCAGCAGCTCCGAGGTGGACGGTTGGGCGGTGCACCCGGGCGGGCCGCGGATCCTCAACGTGGTCGAGCGGGAGTTGGCCCTTCCTCCGCAGGGGTTGGCGGCGTCCCGGGCGACGCTCGACGAGCATGGCAACTGCTCGTCGCCGACGGTGCTGCTGATCCTGGACCGGCTGGGCCGCTCGACACCGGCGGCTCGACGTGTCGTCATGCTGGCCTTCGGCCCGGGTCTGACCCTCTACGCCGCTCTGCTCGATCGACAGGACTGA
- a CDS encoding acyl-CoA dehydrogenase family protein, which produces MTVQALEAARRLAPRFAARAAEHDQDGSFPVDDFRDLREAGLFGLMVPRALGGMEASFAEYTAVATELARGNGATALVFNMHASVTGALGAVTEELAEALGVPDEALAARDRLLTAAAQGSWYAVAMSERGAGARLSQLSTVYEATEEGWHLKGSKTFCSGAGHADGYLVAARSAADQSVVSQFLVPAGDGLTVEPTWDSLGMRATSSHDLHLDVTVPAGRLLGGVEGLALVVAQLMPHWLVASYAAVYVGVARAAIDAAAEHLNARKLAGLPAVRARLGRADAATAAAQLVVAEAARRVDEAPGDEETNRWVWRAKLLAGTTAAEVAASVLEAAGTSATRRGHPLERLYRDARCGSLHPATSDVCADWLGIAALGGDPDRDASAPRW; this is translated from the coding sequence ATGACGGTGCAGGCGCTTGAGGCGGCCCGCCGGTTGGCGCCACGTTTCGCCGCGCGGGCGGCGGAGCACGACCAGGACGGTTCCTTTCCGGTGGACGACTTCCGTGACCTGCGGGAGGCCGGCCTCTTCGGGTTGATGGTGCCCCGCGCGTTGGGAGGCATGGAAGCCTCCTTCGCCGAATACACCGCAGTGGCAACTGAGCTTGCCCGGGGCAACGGCGCGACCGCCCTGGTGTTCAACATGCACGCCTCGGTGACCGGCGCGTTGGGCGCCGTCACCGAGGAGCTGGCCGAGGCGTTGGGCGTACCGGACGAGGCGTTGGCCGCCAGGGACCGCCTGCTCACCGCCGCCGCGCAGGGTTCCTGGTACGCGGTGGCGATGAGCGAGCGTGGTGCCGGCGCGCGGTTGTCCCAGTTGAGCACGGTCTACGAGGCGACCGAAGAGGGCTGGCATCTCAAGGGCAGCAAGACCTTCTGTTCCGGTGCCGGGCACGCCGACGGCTACCTGGTGGCGGCGCGCAGCGCGGCCGACCAGTCGGTGGTCTCGCAGTTTCTGGTGCCGGCCGGCGATGGCCTGACCGTGGAGCCGACCTGGGACTCGCTCGGCATGCGCGCCACCTCCTCACACGACCTGCACCTGGACGTCACGGTGCCCGCCGGTCGACTGCTCGGCGGGGTCGAGGGTCTGGCGTTGGTGGTCGCCCAGCTGATGCCGCACTGGCTGGTGGCGAGTTACGCCGCTGTCTACGTCGGGGTCGCCCGGGCTGCGATCGACGCGGCGGCCGAGCATCTCAACGCGCGCAAGCTGGCCGGTCTGCCGGCGGTGCGTGCCCGGCTGGGTCGGGCCGACGCGGCGACGGCGGCGGCGCAGCTGGTGGTCGCCGAGGCGGCCCGTCGAGTGGACGAGGCACCGGGCGACGAGGAGACCAACCGCTGGGTGTGGCGGGCGAAGCTGCTCGCCGGCACCACCGCCGCCGAGGTGGCGGCGTCGGTGCTGGAGGCGGCGGGCACCTCGGCGACCCGCCGTGGTCATCCGTTGGAGCGGCTCTACCGGGATGCCCGCTGCGGCTCCCTGCACCCGGCCACGTCGGATGTCTGCGCCGACTGGCTCGGCATTGCCGCGCTGGGAGGCGACCCGGATCGCGACGCATCGGCACCACGTTGGTGA
- a CDS encoding methyltransferase domain-containing protein: MRDVAAAAASSGPRVLPRNDPRQYDDLAGEWWRPDGVFAMLHWLAEARAALVPPATRPDALLVDLGCGAGLLAPHLAGKGYRHVGVDLTRSALVQAAEHGVCVVQGDATAVPLPDGCADVVSAGELLEHVPAWPRVVAEACRLLRPGGLLVLDTLNDTALARLVAVRLAERLPTVPRGIHDPRLFVDARALVAECARHGVDLRLRGIRPQAGGLVAWLLRRARAARTGATSAGRVPRIVPTRSTAVLYQGRGVRSG, encoded by the coding sequence ATGCGAGACGTGGCTGCGGCCGCGGCGTCCTCCGGCCCCCGGGTGCTGCCGCGTAACGACCCGCGCCAGTATGACGATCTGGCCGGTGAGTGGTGGCGGCCGGATGGCGTGTTCGCGATGCTGCACTGGCTGGCTGAGGCCCGTGCCGCGCTGGTGCCGCCGGCCACCCGTCCGGACGCCCTGCTTGTCGATCTGGGTTGCGGTGCGGGCCTGCTCGCGCCGCACCTGGCCGGCAAGGGCTACCGCCACGTCGGGGTGGATCTGACCCGCTCGGCGCTGGTCCAGGCAGCCGAGCACGGCGTGTGCGTCGTCCAGGGCGACGCCACCGCGGTTCCGCTCCCGGACGGCTGCGCCGACGTGGTCTCGGCGGGTGAGTTGCTGGAGCATGTGCCGGCCTGGCCGCGGGTGGTGGCCGAGGCGTGCCGGCTGTTGCGCCCGGGTGGCCTGCTGGTGCTGGACACCCTGAACGACACGGCGTTGGCCCGGCTCGTTGCGGTACGGCTCGCCGAGCGGCTGCCGACGGTGCCGCGGGGCATTCACGACCCACGGTTGTTCGTGGACGCTCGGGCGCTGGTGGCCGAATGCGCACGGCATGGCGTCGACCTACGGCTGCGCGGCATCCGTCCGCAGGCCGGGGGTCTGGTCGCCTGGCTGCTGCGGCGGGCCCGCGCGGCCCGTACGGGTGCGACGTCGGCTGGCCGCGTGCCGCGCATCGTGCCGACGCGTTCCACCGCCGTGCTCTACCAGGGCCGGGGGGTCCGAAGCGGATAG
- a CDS encoding UbiA family prenyltransferase, with the protein MSSRVLGLVRASHPEPAAAVTTVAGLLAWGVGHRPAGIVSVVLAVLASQLAVGWTNDALDAERDATVGRTDKPVAAGAVGRRTTAWAATAAAVACPLLALTTNPTAAFWLTVALVSALLYDWPLKATAFSVLPYAVSFGALPAFVVLALPGQPTPPVWLLAAAACLGAGAHFANVLPDLADDARTGVRGLPHRLGAAGSRAAAAGLLLAATAALVIGPPGPPSAIGLAAVGTAAVVPPLSWYAGRSAVRSGRRPVAAFRAVMLVALIDVVLLVASGRVV; encoded by the coding sequence ATGTCGTCGAGGGTGTTAGGGCTGGTCAGAGCGAGCCATCCGGAACCGGCCGCAGCGGTGACCACGGTGGCCGGTCTGCTGGCCTGGGGAGTGGGCCACCGGCCGGCCGGAATCGTCTCGGTGGTGCTCGCCGTGCTGGCCAGCCAGCTCGCCGTCGGCTGGACCAACGACGCGCTGGACGCCGAGCGGGACGCCACTGTGGGGCGTACCGACAAACCGGTCGCCGCCGGCGCGGTCGGTCGGCGCACCACGGCCTGGGCCGCGACGGCAGCCGCGGTGGCATGTCCGTTGCTGGCGCTGACCACGAACCCGACGGCGGCCTTCTGGCTGACCGTCGCCCTGGTCTCCGCGCTGCTCTACGACTGGCCGCTCAAGGCCACCGCGTTCTCGGTGCTGCCGTACGCCGTCTCGTTCGGCGCGCTACCCGCCTTCGTGGTGCTGGCGCTGCCCGGTCAGCCGACTCCGCCGGTCTGGCTGCTGGCGGCCGCGGCGTGCCTGGGTGCCGGCGCGCACTTCGCCAACGTGCTGCCCGACCTGGCCGACGACGCTCGGACCGGGGTGCGCGGCCTGCCACATCGGCTGGGCGCCGCCGGGAGCCGGGCCGCGGCTGCCGGACTACTCCTCGCGGCGACCGCGGCCCTGGTCATCGGGCCGCCCGGGCCGCCGTCGGCGATCGGGTTGGCGGCGGTCGGCACGGCCGCCGTGGTGCCGCCGCTGAGCTGGTACGCCGGACGCTCGGCGGTCCGGTCCGGCCGGCGGCCGGTGGCGGCCTTCCGGGCGGTGATGCTGGTGGCCCTGATCGACGTGGTCCTGCTGGTCGCGAGCGGTCGGGTGGTGTGA
- the radA gene encoding DNA repair protein RadA, producing the protein MTTSRSTPPRGGTAGASRGRSAARDPRPAYQCDACGHQPPKWVGRCPECGEWGAVVESTVTGPTVAGRVVSSRLPSEPARPIATISAAPARAVPTGVSELDRVLGGGLVPGAVVLLAGEPGVGKSTLLLDVAQQWAAGAGSPSLVVSGEESVSQVRLRAERMGTLHDKLYLAAESDLGSVLGHLDAVKPGLLVLDSVQTISTTGTEGVPGGVTQVRAVTAALVSVAKERGIATVLVGHVTKDGQVAGPRVLEHLVDVVLHFEGDKHSSLRLVRGVKNRFGAADEVGCFEMHEGGISSLADPSGLFLTRYAEPVPGTCVTVAMEGRRALVTEVQALIGATVAGSPRRTVSGLDSARLAMVLAVLQRRTERLTLHDREVFAATVGGIRVVEPAADLAVALAVASGGLNLAIAPHLVAIGEVGLTGEVRRVGAVPRRLAEAARLGFKVALVPPGCGPASTGAGPEQMRVTEVTDVRSALHHAARASAE; encoded by the coding sequence GTGACCACCTCCCGATCGACCCCTCCACGCGGCGGCACGGCCGGTGCCTCCCGTGGGCGGTCCGCCGCCCGCGACCCGCGTCCGGCCTACCAGTGCGACGCGTGCGGGCACCAGCCACCCAAGTGGGTGGGGCGCTGCCCCGAGTGCGGCGAGTGGGGCGCGGTGGTCGAGAGCACGGTGACCGGCCCGACCGTGGCCGGTCGGGTGGTCAGCTCCCGGCTACCGTCCGAGCCGGCCCGGCCGATCGCCACCATCAGCGCCGCCCCGGCCCGCGCCGTGCCCACCGGGGTGAGCGAGCTCGACCGGGTGCTCGGCGGCGGTCTCGTGCCCGGTGCCGTGGTGCTGCTCGCCGGCGAGCCCGGCGTCGGCAAGTCGACCCTGCTACTGGACGTGGCCCAGCAGTGGGCGGCCGGCGCCGGCAGCCCTTCGCTGGTGGTCAGTGGCGAAGAGTCGGTCAGTCAGGTGCGCCTGCGCGCCGAGCGGATGGGCACCCTGCACGACAAGCTCTACCTTGCAGCCGAGAGCGACCTCGGGTCGGTCCTCGGGCATCTCGACGCGGTCAAGCCGGGCCTGCTGGTGCTCGACTCGGTGCAGACCATCTCGACCACCGGCACCGAGGGGGTGCCCGGTGGGGTGACCCAGGTGCGCGCGGTCACCGCCGCGCTGGTCTCGGTCGCCAAGGAGCGGGGCATCGCCACCGTCCTGGTCGGGCACGTCACCAAGGACGGCCAGGTGGCCGGGCCCCGGGTGCTGGAGCACCTGGTCGACGTGGTGCTGCACTTCGAGGGCGACAAGCACTCCTCGCTGCGTCTGGTGCGCGGCGTGAAGAACCGGTTCGGCGCGGCCGACGAGGTCGGCTGTTTCGAGATGCACGAGGGCGGCATCAGCAGCCTGGCCGACCCGTCCGGGCTGTTCCTGACCCGCTACGCGGAGCCGGTTCCGGGCACCTGCGTGACAGTGGCGATGGAGGGGCGACGGGCCCTGGTCACCGAGGTGCAGGCCCTGATCGGCGCGACGGTGGCCGGCTCTCCCCGGCGCACCGTCTCCGGCCTCGACTCGGCGCGTCTGGCGATGGTGCTCGCGGTGCTGCAACGGCGCACCGAGCGGCTGACCCTGCACGACCGGGAGGTGTTCGCCGCCACGGTGGGCGGCATCCGGGTGGTGGAGCCTGCCGCCGACCTGGCGGTCGCATTGGCGGTCGCCTCCGGCGGGCTCAACCTGGCCATCGCGCCACACCTGGTCGCAATTGGCGAGGTGGGGCTGACGGGCGAGGTGCGCCGGGTCGGGGCGGTGCCGCGTCGGCTGGCCGAGGCTGCGCGGCTGGGGTTCAAGGTGGCCCTCGTGCCGCCCGGTTGCGGCCCGGCCAGCACCGGTGCCGGCCCCGAGCAGATGCGCGTGACCGAGGTCACGGATGTCCGTTCGGCGCTGCATCATGCGGCCCGGGCGTCCGCCGAGTGA
- the disA gene encoding DNA integrity scanning diadenylate cyclase DisA: MPIDRDTTKPAGAPPQARTGAVGSPARPISVSVTAGATGSAGDPLRANLALMAPGTALRDGLERILRGRTGALIVLGYDKVVEGLCTGGFPLDVEFSATRVRELCKMDGAVVLSSDGTRIVRAAVHLMPDPSIPTEESGTRHRTAERVARQTGYPVISVSQSMRIISLYVNGQRHVLDDSAAILSRANQALATLERYKLRLDEVSGTLSALEIEDLVTVRDAVAVVQRLEMVRRIADEIAGYVVELGTDGRLLALQLDELMAGVDADRTLVIRDYLPVGRKSRTLDEALVELDLLGATELIDLVSVAKAIGYPAASDALDAAVSPRGFRLLAKVPRLPVAVVDRLVVHFGSLQRLLGATVEDLQAVEGVGDARARGVREGLSRLAEASILERYV, from the coding sequence GTGCCGATCGACCGCGATACCACCAAGCCAGCCGGCGCGCCGCCCCAGGCCCGCACCGGCGCCGTGGGCTCGCCCGCCCGCCCGATCAGCGTGAGCGTGACCGCGGGAGCCACCGGGAGCGCCGGGGATCCGCTGCGCGCCAACCTCGCCCTGATGGCCCCCGGCACCGCCCTGCGCGACGGTCTGGAACGCATCCTGCGTGGCCGCACCGGCGCGCTCATCGTGCTGGGCTACGACAAGGTCGTCGAGGGCCTGTGCACCGGCGGCTTCCCGCTGGATGTGGAGTTCTCCGCGACGCGGGTCCGGGAGCTGTGCAAGATGGACGGCGCCGTCGTGCTCTCCAGCGACGGCACCAGGATCGTCCGGGCGGCCGTGCACCTGATGCCCGACCCGTCCATCCCGACCGAAGAGTCCGGCACCCGGCACCGCACCGCCGAGCGGGTGGCCCGGCAGACCGGCTACCCGGTCATCTCGGTCAGCCAGTCCATGCGCATCATCAGCCTCTACGTCAACGGCCAGCGGCACGTGCTCGACGACTCCGCGGCGATCCTCTCCCGGGCCAACCAGGCGCTCGCCACCCTGGAGCGCTACAAGCTCCGGCTGGACGAGGTCTCCGGCACGCTCTCCGCACTGGAGATCGAGGATCTCGTCACCGTGCGGGACGCGGTGGCCGTGGTGCAGCGACTGGAGATGGTTCGCCGGATCGCCGACGAGATCGCCGGGTACGTGGTGGAGCTGGGCACCGACGGTCGCCTGCTCGCCCTGCAGCTCGACGAGCTGATGGCCGGCGTGGACGCCGACCGGACACTGGTCATCCGGGACTACCTCCCGGTCGGCCGCAAGTCGCGCACCCTGGACGAGGCCCTGGTCGAGCTGGATCTGCTCGGCGCCACCGAGCTGATCGACCTGGTGTCGGTGGCCAAGGCGATCGGCTACCCGGCCGCGTCCGACGCGCTGGACGCCGCCGTCAGCCCTCGCGGCTTCCGCCTGCTGGCCAAGGTGCCACGGCTGCCGGTGGCGGTGGTCGACCGCCTGGTGGTGCACTTCGGCAGCCTCCAGCGGCTGCTGGGCGCGACCGTGGAGGACCTGCAGGCTGTCGAGGGGGTCGGTGACGCCCGGGCTCGCGGCGTCCGTGAGGGGCTGTCCCGGCTCGCCGAGGCATCGATCCTCGAACGCTACGTCTGA
- a CDS encoding peptide deformylase has protein sequence MTGPGSGPDAEAYAGLGDWTPESLVVSGEVRAVVSAPHLVLSRAADEVDPTAKETVQLAADLVATMRVSPGCVGLAAPQLGVGARVFAVDVTGHPKAVTVHGTFVLCNARVVEATRWKAGREGCMSVPDLTGDVKRASRLVVEGDLPGTGEPVRLVTDGFEARALQHEIDHCAGLLFLDRVAGAHAVYQRKVYL, from the coding sequence GTGACGGGCCCGGGGAGCGGGCCGGACGCCGAGGCGTACGCCGGTCTGGGCGATTGGACACCGGAGTCGCTGGTCGTGTCGGGTGAGGTGCGGGCGGTGGTGTCCGCCCCCCATCTGGTGCTGAGCCGGGCCGCTGACGAGGTCGATCCCACGGCGAAGGAGACGGTCCAGCTCGCGGCCGACCTGGTCGCGACGATGCGGGTCTCGCCGGGCTGCGTTGGGCTGGCCGCGCCGCAGCTCGGGGTGGGCGCTCGGGTCTTCGCGGTCGATGTGACCGGGCACCCGAAGGCGGTCACGGTGCATGGCACCTTCGTGTTGTGTAATGCCCGGGTGGTCGAGGCGACCCGCTGGAAGGCGGGCCGGGAGGGGTGCATGTCGGTGCCGGACCTGACCGGGGATGTGAAGCGGGCCAGCCGGCTGGTGGTGGAGGGTGATCTGCCGGGCACCGGCGAGCCGGTCCGGTTGGTGACCGACGGGTTCGAGGCGCGGGCCTTGCAGCACGAGATCGACCACTGCGCGGGGCTGCTCTTCCTGGATCGGGTGGCCGGTGCGCACGCCGTCTATCAGCGCAAGGTCTACCTCTGA
- a CDS encoding glycine cleavage system protein R: protein MNELAITVIGRDRPGIVADVAEVLAQLGANLTDSTMTRLRGHFAMTLICTGPAAAEVEAALAPLAAEGQLLATVRAVTPDGEVPPAGEPYVMAVHGSDRMGIVAAMTRVLVDGGGNVTDLSTRLAGSLYVVLAEVELPAGVADTLVDRLHRTAAELGVEVTLRPADPDLL from the coding sequence ATGAACGAGCTCGCGATCACCGTCATCGGTCGGGACCGGCCGGGCATCGTGGCCGATGTCGCCGAGGTGCTGGCCCAACTGGGCGCGAACCTCACCGACAGCACGATGACGCGGCTGCGGGGGCATTTCGCGATGACCCTGATCTGCACCGGCCCGGCCGCCGCCGAGGTTGAGGCCGCGCTGGCGCCGCTGGCCGCCGAGGGTCAACTGCTGGCGACGGTACGCGCGGTCACCCCCGACGGTGAGGTGCCTCCCGCGGGTGAGCCGTACGTGATGGCGGTGCACGGTTCGGACCGAATGGGCATCGTCGCTGCGATGACCCGGGTGCTGGTCGACGGGGGTGGGAATGTCACTGACCTGAGCACCCGGTTGGCTGGTTCGCTCTATGTCGTGTTGGCCGAGGTGGAGTTGCCGGCGGGTGTGGCTGACACGCTTGTCGACCGGCTGCACCGGACGGCTGCCGAGCTGGGCGTCGAGGTCACGCTCCGGCCGGCGGACCCGGATCTGTTGTGA
- a CDS encoding A/G-specific adenine glycosylase, protein MTQPDFATLVSRWFQQHARDLPWREPGTTPWAILVSEVMLQQTPVVRVVPAWQAWLARWPEPAALAADTPAEAIRMWGRLGYPRRAVRLRECAVTIVDRHGGQVPDRLEQLLALPGVGTYTARAVAAFAYGQRHPVVDTNVRRVVSRAVAGEPDAGPVTRPADLVATEELLPAAPAAAALASAAFMELGAVICTARSPRCAACPVESVCAWRASGQEAPAGPTRRPQRYAGTDRQVRGLLLGVLRETAGPVPHQRLDQVWTDDAQRARALAGLVQDGLVEPAGTGSFRLVGDGPPQPTTNLTSSP, encoded by the coding sequence ATGACTCAACCCGATTTCGCCACCCTGGTCAGCCGGTGGTTCCAACAACACGCCCGTGACCTCCCGTGGCGTGAACCCGGGACCACCCCCTGGGCCATCCTGGTCAGCGAGGTCATGCTCCAGCAGACACCCGTGGTCCGAGTGGTGCCGGCATGGCAGGCATGGCTGGCCCGCTGGCCCGAGCCGGCCGCGTTGGCGGCGGACACCCCAGCCGAGGCGATCCGGATGTGGGGACGTCTCGGCTACCCCCGTCGAGCCGTCCGACTGCGGGAGTGCGCGGTCACGATCGTGGACCGGCACGGCGGCCAGGTGCCGGACCGGCTGGAGCAACTGCTGGCACTGCCCGGAGTCGGCACCTACACGGCCCGGGCGGTGGCGGCATTCGCGTACGGGCAGCGGCACCCGGTCGTCGACACCAACGTACGTCGGGTGGTTTCCCGCGCCGTGGCCGGCGAGCCCGACGCCGGGCCGGTCACCCGACCAGCCGACCTGGTCGCCACCGAGGAACTGCTCCCGGCGGCACCGGCCGCAGCGGCACTGGCCAGCGCCGCGTTCATGGAACTGGGTGCGGTGATCTGCACGGCCCGGTCACCACGCTGTGCGGCCTGCCCGGTCGAGTCGGTCTGCGCGTGGCGTGCCTCGGGCCAGGAAGCCCCGGCCGGACCGACCCGTCGACCCCAGCGGTACGCAGGCACCGACCGACAGGTACGCGGCCTGCTGCTCGGGGTGCTCCGAGAAACCGCCGGGCCAGTCCCACACCAACGGCTGGACCAGGTCTGGACCGATGACGCGCAGCGTGCCCGAGCCCTGGCCGGCCTGGTGCAGGACGGGCTGGTCGAACCGGCCGGCACCGGTTCCTTCCGCCTCGTCGGCGACGGCCCGCCCCAACCCACCACCAACCTCACCAGCTCGCCATGA